CAATTTCAGGTTTTACCGTATAGCTGCTTCCTATCCACTGGTCAGTAGGATTTCCACTGTTGCTGTTGCTTAAAAGGTGAAGATTCTGTGTGTTGCGGGAATAGCCTCCCTTCACACTGCTTACTTCATTGATGCGGTAGTTCGCACTGATTCGCGGCTCAGGATTCACATACGTTTTTCCGAATTTTCCTTTCTCTAAGAATTCACTGTCAGTAAGTATCCCGTTTTCATAGGTATTAAATGTATCTCCTCCCAATACACTGAATATGGAAAGTCTTACTCCGTAATTGATGGTTAACTTTTCCGTTGCTTTAAAATCATCGTTAATATAAACCGCATTTTCCCATGAGTATCTCGGATTTCTTGGAAAACTGCTCACCGTAGTACCGGAAGCACTGCTAGGAGTAAGAGTATGATAAATAGACTGAAGACCGAAACGTACAGAATGCTTATTCCCGGCAAACCAGGTGAAGTCCTGCTTAAGGTTCCAGTCACGTATTTTTGAATTTAAATCAAATACAGTATCATCATTTTTAAGACTGATTTTATAATCATAATTACTGTAGATGAAAGATGTATTGGAGAATAGCTTGCTGCTGATAATGCTGTTCCATCTTAATGTGGCTGTTGTATTTCCCCAGTCTGTATTGAACGTATCTCCCAACCCCAGAACATCTCTTCCGAAGTATCCTGAAAGATAAATACGGTTATTTTCATTGATCTGATAATTGGCTTTCAGGTTAAGATCATAAAAGTATAACTTGTTATCCTTATAATCTTTGTTCGTTTTAAGAAACAAATCGGCATAAGTTCTTCTTCCCGAAACAATGAATGATGATTTTTCTTTCTGAATAGGGCCTTCTACACTCAGCCTGCTGCTGATCAGACCGATTCCTCCATTCAGGTTATAGTCTTTATTATTTCCGTCTTTCATTTTTACATCCAGAACAGAAGAAAGGCGGCCCCCATATTGGGCGGGGCTGTTTCCTTTAATGATGCTGGCATCTTTCAGGGCATCACTGTTGAATGTACTGAAAAACCCAAGAAGGTGAGATGCGTTATAAACCGGAGCTTCATCCAGTAATATCAGGTTTTGATCAGTAGCACCACCTCTTACACTAAATCCGCTGCTTCCTTCACCGTTACTTTTGATACCCGGTAAAAGCTGTATGGTTTTCATGACGTCCTTTTCCCCAAAAAGGACAGGCAGTTTTTCAATATTTTTAATGCTTAATGTTTCCGTTCCCATTTGAGCGGATGTTAAATTTTTATCCTTTTTGACAGCGGATACCACTACTTCGTCAATTGTTTTTGTAACTTCTTCCTGCGGCAGAAGAGGAAGATCAAGTTTTATATTCTGATCTACTGTAATCTGCTGTTCAAAATCTTTATATCCCGGATTGGAAATAATGATGGTATAATTGCCTGCAGGTAATGATAGAGAATAAAATCCATATTCATTGGCTGCAACGTTGATGGAAGGATCTTCACTTACTTTTACTGATACTCCGATTAACAGCTCACCGTTTTTTTTGTCTTTCACAGTTCCACTTACAGAATAGGTCTGTTGGGCTATTGCCAAGGTGCTGAAACAGAGCGCTGCGGTGGCAGCGGTAATTTTTAAAAAGGATGTTTGCATTAGTTTATTTTAAAGTAGTAGATCTCTTGTATAGGAATTAATGTTTTGTTGATGTACGATTAGTTAGATGAATAGTGAATTTGTTACATGTAACAAATTAATTATGAAATAAATCCATTGAAAAAATGTGTTTTTAAAAATGGTAAAAGCAAGAATAAAATAAGACTGTTACATAAAAAACAATGTTATGCATTGTATGTTGATTTATTAATTGTTTTTTAGTTAATTATGTTAAAAAATAAATTATTAACGGTTGTTATGTGAACTTTATTGCTATTTGTTATAAAAATTATACACCAGAACATTTAAAGGATTTTTATATCCTGTGATGTAAAGACTTTTTTAGCTTAAAAACGCTCCTTTAGAGCTTTTGATCGGAATTTTAGTCTTATCTTGGCTAAGAATTAAGAGGAAAGAGTATGGAAAATGTAAAAATATGGATCAGGAAAAATGCCTCCACTGCAGTACTGACAATATTGTTCATTATCGTGTTGGTGAATAAAGATGCAAAAGCATGGCTGATGAGACAGGTTGCTTCCACGGGAATCCTCAATTCCAGTATATCCGAATCAAAAGAGAGTCAAAATACTTCAGCAAGGATTTCTTATGCTGGGTTTATGCTGAAAAATGAAGAAGGAGTTGTTATTGATACTTCTGCTTTACAAAATAAAGTGGTCTTCATTAACTTTTGGG
The window above is part of the Chryseobacterium sp. MA9 genome. Proteins encoded here:
- a CDS encoding TonB-dependent receptor, with translation MQTSFLKITAATAALCFSTLAIAQQTYSVSGTVKDKKNGELLIGVSVKVSEDPSINVAANEYGFYSLSLPAGNYTIIISNPGYKDFEQQITVDQNIKLDLPLLPQEEVTKTIDEVVVSAVKKDKNLTSAQMGTETLSIKNIEKLPVLFGEKDVMKTIQLLPGIKSNGEGSSGFSVRGGATDQNLILLDEAPVYNASHLLGFFSTFNSDALKDASIIKGNSPAQYGGRLSSVLDVKMKDGNNKDYNLNGGIGLISSRLSVEGPIQKEKSSFIVSGRRTYADLFLKTNKDYKDNKLYFYDLNLKANYQINENNRIYLSGYFGRDVLGLGDTFNTDWGNTTATLRWNSIISSKLFSNTSFIYSNYDYKISLKNDDTVFDLNSKIRDWNLKQDFTWFAGNKHSVRFGLQSIYHTLTPSSASGTTVSSFPRNPRYSWENAVYINDDFKATEKLTINYGVRLSIFSVLGGDTFNTYENGILTDSEFLEKGKFGKTYVNPEPRISANYRINEVSSVKGGYSRNTQNLHLLSNSNSGNPTDQWIGSSYTVKPEIADQISVGYSRNFNNNNYELNAEVYYKSMKNQIDFKNGAQIGFDAGSDVESELLFGKGRAYGLELIAKKKSGKLTGWISYTLSKTERKINGINNNEWYNARMDKTHDLSIVATYQLNPKWSFSGLFVYSTGNAVTFPTGKYELNGQTIFQYSNRNADRMPAYHRMDLSATYEPTSNKRFRGSWTFGIYNLYGRENAYTINFEDNPDRPGTTRAMQTSLFRWVPNITYNFKF